Part of the Varibaculum massiliense genome is shown below.
ACGTAGACCGGATTTCCGTAGACTTTGGCAATCCTTACTTTGTCACGCGGCTTGGGGGCGTGAATCATATAGCCGTCGCCCAGGTAAATCCCCACGTGGTGGTTGTAGTTCACCATATCGCCTGGCAGAGCTTGCGCCCTAGAAACCCGGGTACCGACATTCCTTTGCGCCTGGGAAACACGGGGGAGCTTTATCCCGACAGAGTTCCGGTAGACGTACTGAACCAACCCGGAGCAGTCAAAGCCCGCGGGGGTGGTGCCGCCCCATACATAGGGAACCCCTAAGAACCGGTTGGCATAGGCAACCACCGCTGCCCGGGAGCCGCTGGTATTAGCAGTCGTAGAATTTGACCGGCTTTGCGAACGCGCTTGCGAACGTGGTGTAGCTTGGGCTGGTCGTCTCTGGCTACGGGCAGCAGGTCGCTGCTGAGCGCTTTGGGTAGCGGCGCGTAAAGCTGCCTGTGCGGCGGCTTCCTCGCGTGCCTTCTTTTCGGCAGCAATCTGTTCTTGACGCTCTTTTTCTGCCTGCTCAGTTACCCCTCGCGCCTCCGCTAGCTTCGTAACCAGTTCCTCGCGCTGGGCGCTCAACTGTGTCAACTTGCTCTCTGCTTCGGCTTTTAGCTGGTCGGCTGCATCTTTTTGCACCTTGACTTCTTGGGCTGCCTGCTCTTTTTCGTCCTTGGCGGTGTTGGCACGCTCCTGGAGTACCCCGGCCACTTTAGAGATAGAGTCAAAAGTCCGCATCTGGGCGTCAGCCTTGGAACCAAATAGTTCAACGGATACCTTTCTCATTTCCACAGTCTGCAGACCATCGGCATTGAGGTAAGGGGTCAGCGAAGACAGTGATCCTTGGGTGGTGTAAACCGTACGTGCCAGCCCGGCAAGAGCCTTGCGTGCCTGCTCCACCTTTTCTTGAGCATCCTTAGAATCCTGAGCGGTTTTCTCTGCTGCCTGCTTGGCAACTACCAGGTTAGAAATGGCGTCGTTATAGCTGGCTTCCGCGCTCTCTGCGAGATCCCGAGCATTTTGAGTTTCGGTATTCACCTGAGCAAGTTGCGCCTCAATGGCGGCTACCGAGTTCGCGGCGTTGCTTTCTGCAGCTTTAGCGGCATTTACCTTGTCGTCGGCTGGTGAAGCGAATGCTGCCGGCGCAAATATAGAAGCAGACGCTGCCAACGCAAAACTGGCCGAGATAACCAGGGCGCGCCTTCCTGCTTTTCTTCCCGCATATATGTGGGGGTTCATAGTTTTCCTCCTAGAGCGACTTTGGGAGTTATAAGTCGGACTAGGTGCCACAATACCGCTCTTTTGCACCTCTAACAACAACTTTCACATTAACAACACGTATAACAGGGCGGTGAAATATGAGGTTTCGGTAATGAAACCCGGTTTTTGGTGGAGAAATGCTGAACTTTTAAAGTAAAACACGCGAGAAACACCTAAGTGTGAAATAGCTCACTAAAAGCTATTTTTGGTGTTTCTCGCGTGCTTAATAAACAGAAAGCTATTCGGTAATCTGCCCATCGAAGAAGTCGGCAACTAAACCAAAATACTTCTTGCCATTCTCTGCTTCCCATTCCTTCATACGTTCCCGCGAGCGGAGAATCTCGGCTTCAGCCTCTTTACGCCCTACCCAATGGGCACCCTCCACCGATTTGCCCGGTTCCAAATCTTTATAGACCTCGAAGAAGTGCTGGATTTCCAGGCGATGGAACTCCGAAATATCTTCAATTTCGGTACGCCAAGAGGCGCGCTGATCGCCAGCAGGAACACAGAGAACCTTGTCGTCACCACCGTTTTCATCCCGCATCCGGAACATTCCCAGCGGGCGACAGCGAATCACACAACCGGGGAAAGTGCTTTCTTCCAAAACCACCAGCGCATCTAGGGGATCTCCATCCTCGCCCAAAGTGCCATCAATAAAGCCGTAGTCATCGGGATAACGAGTGGAAGTAAACAGCATTCGATCTAGCCGAATACGACCAGTTCCATGGTCAACCTCGTACTTATTGCGGTTGCCTTTCGGAATCTCGATAGTAACGTCAAATTCCATTTCCGTTCCCTTTCCCGCCTTGGCAGGCGAAGTATGCGACAATCGGAGCGAAATCAATAGCGCCGAAGTCATGGCGTCTGTTTTATATTTAAGAATACGTGGAAAATCTGCCAGCGAGGGGAAAAATGCGAAAATCTGTACTTTTACCGCTGATTCTTTTGCTTGGCTTACTGTTGGGAGGCGTGGGGTACGGCGTTATGGACGCCTATAATCTGGTGCCTGGGGTTCTTACTTTAGAAAACCGCTCCGTTGACCTTCCGGAAGGTGTGCAACTCGAAGTAGCTGAAACCGCAGTTGCGGCCCCGAAAGGGATTGATAAAAGTGCTAGAGAAGTTACCTCTACCCAGGTGCAAAATCTGCTCGCAGAACTGGAAAAACAAGCTCAAAGCGGAGCCTCTTCCGGGGGGCAGAATGAGCAAAACATAGAACAACCCCCAGTAAATACTGGCGCCAGAGTGGGGGCAGTGGTAATCGACACCGTCAGTGGGAAGACCGTCGCCCAATTAAATGGGGAACAAGCGATGACTCCCGCTTCCTCCAGTAAAGTGGTGGCGGCCGCTACCGCGCTACACACCCTCGGGCCGCAGTACCGTTTCACTACCTCTGCGCACTTAGCGGGAGAAAAGCTCTATTTACGAGGCAACGGGGATCAGCTGCTGTCCTCCGGTGCCGGAGATTCTGCCGCTATTACCGGGCATGCGGGACTGGGGGATTTAGCTGCTGAAACCGCGAATAAACTAAAGCAAAAGAAACTGACTTCGGTGCGGCTTTTTCTGGATGAAACTGTTTTTGGGGAACAAGCTGAGCTACCAAACTGGGTAGAGCAAGCAAACACTCAGTACGAAACAAAACCGGTGCCGCTGGCAATTCGCAATGGACTAGCGCATCCTGAGCTTACCTACGGATATGTGGAAGATCCCGCGCTGGCCGCCGCCCAAGAATTCGCGGCACGACTCAAGGAACAAGGCATCGAGGTTGGTGAGGTCGCGCGGGCAGAAACCCCCAAGGGTGCCGCTAAAGTAGCCCAGGTAAAAAGCGCTACCCTCCATGAAGTTACCCATGACACCCTGAAAGAATCTAACAATATGCTGGCAGAAGTGCTTTGCCGAGCGTCAGCGGTGAAAGCAGGAACCGGCGCGAACTTCCCCGGAGAAATAAAAGTAGCGCAAAAAGTTTTGGGGGAAATGAAGTTAGAGGGGGCAGATTTCCAAAACCAAGACTGTTCGGGGCTATCAACCGAGAATAAAATTAAACCCGAACTGTTGGCTTCGTTAACCCAGCGCGCTGCACACGGTGGTGACCAGCAGTTACGTCCGTTGGTTTCTTCGCTGCCAGTGGGGGCTTTGGATGGCACTTTGCATGATCGCTATTTGGGAAAAACAGCAGCCGGGAATGTACGCGCCAAGACCGGATCTTTGCAGGCAGCAAGGTCTTTGACCGGTCTGGTAACTACCAAATCTGGTAGAACTCTCACCTTTTGCGTGATTGTCGATTCCTTTAAGGAAGGATCAGGTGGGATTGCGCTGACCGCCATCGATAATTTTGTAGACGGATTGGCGGGTCTGTGAATCCAGCAGCGACCACTGGCGCCGGGGGACGGCTAGAAAGAGCTGTTCTGGCACAGTTAAAGCACCTTGAACAAACCTATCCCGGAGCGACTTTGCTGGTGGCCTGTTCAGGTGGGGCAGATTCCCTAGCGCTAGCCGCCGCATGTGCACGCCTGGCGCCCGCTCGTACCTTTAAATTAGTTGCTGCTACTGTGGATCATGGCTGGCGTCCAGAATCTGCCGCTCAAGCCAGGCGGGTGCAAGAAATACTTACCGGATTAGGCTACCGGCAGGTCGCCCTATTGGAGCTATCCCGTCAAGAAGCAGGTGGCGGTAAAGAAGGCGCGGCGCGCAAAGGACGCTACCGGGCATTAGTCGCAGAAGCCAGCCGCTACGGAAAGCTGGGCTCCGAAGTGTTTATCCTGCTGGGGCATACCCGCGACGACCAGGCAGAAACCGTGCTGCTAGGGCTGATTCGTGGCAGTGGACCGCGCTCGATTGCCGGAATGCGCAGCTGGGGTAGGAACGAAAAAACTCAAGAAAAAGTTGCGTCCGAAAGTCAAATAGGCAGTCAGGCAGGCTATTTACGACCGCTCCTAGAGTTGCCCCGCCAGGACACGGTTGCTGCCTGCCAGGAGTGGAGACTGCCCTATATTGATGACCCTTCGAATTATCCCGATGGTCCGGTTAAGGCCGTGGACGGATCTCCGCTGCGTCGCGCCGCCTTGCGTCATCAGGGACTCCCCGCCCTCGAAAAGGCTTTAGGGATGGATCCGCGACCTGCCCTGGCGCGTACTGCTGCCCTTTTGCAGGCAGATTTAGATGCTCTCGACACCTTAGCTGAATCCTGGTTTACGCAGGTTAAAAGGGAAAAACCCGAAGGAGTGAGGCTGGAAACTAGGCAGCTGCTTTCCCAGCCAGCAGCCATTCGCAAACGAGTGTGGCGCCTGGCAGCACTGGCGGCGGGAGCGCGAGCCTCAGACCTGCGGAAAGTACAACTAGATGCGGTGGATTTCTTGGCTACCGCGCGCCGAGGTACCGGTCCAATCCAGTTGCCGGGAAAGATAAATTGCACCCGCGAAGCTGGAAGCTATGAACTGTGCTTCCGGCGTGAGCCTAGGGGATAGACTGGAAAAATGGATGCAAACGATATGGGCGATGCGCTGGAGCGGGTATTAATCACCGAGCAGCAAATCGCAGACAAACTTGGGGAAATGGCAACTCAAATCGACCACGATTATCGCGGACGTGAGATATTGCTGGTAGGGGTGCTAAAAGGCGCCACGATGGTGATGGCGGATCTATCTCGCCTCATTCATACCCCCCTAGAAATCGATTGGATGGCGGTGTCCTCCTACGGGGCTTCCACCAAATCCTCCGGGGTGGTACGAATCCTAAAAGACCTGGATACTGATTTAGGGGGACGGGACGTGCTGATTGTAGAGGACGTGATTGATTCCGGTCTCACTTTGGATTGGCTCACCCGTAACCTGAGTTCCCGGGGCGCGGCCTCGGTAGAAATTGCGGCGCTACTGCGTAAACCGGAGGCAGCGAAAGTTGCAGTTGACGTGAAATATGTGGGATTCGATATTCCCAATGATTTCGTGGTGGGATACGGTCTGGATTATGCGGAAAAGTACCGGAATCTGCCATTCGTAGGCACCCTTGCCCCGCACGTTTACCAATAGAAATCCCCTTGGCAGTTGCGGAAACGCTGCGCCGAAAGCGTAAAATCTGGCTGAGGGCAACCAGAATAAGCAATTAGGAGGCAAACCGTTTAGGCTTGTCTTTATAAAATAACGCCGCCACGCGGCACCGGCTAATAAGGTATGAAACCGATAAATGGCGAATAAGAAAAAAGAAAATCAGAAGTTGTGGCTCAAATGGGGAATCCCGGCGATTCTAATAATCGCCGCATTTTGGGCGATTTCCCTGATAATGGCACCCACCATAGTTGACACCTCCGAGGGGATTGCGCTACTCAAAGGGAAAACTGTAGAGCGGGCGATAGTCAATGACGGCACCCAACAGGTAAAGCTAGAGCTAACGAAAAAGTACACCCCGAAAAACTTGGGGAAAGATGCCCAGGTGATTCCGCCGAGTGGCGCTAAGGAAGTCACTTTTACTTTCGTGCAGTCTCAGGCGGAGCAGATAAATGATCTCATCCAGGATGGGGATCTCAAGAAGGGCTATAACTCGATTTTCCCCACCGGTTCCTGGTGGTCAGCCCTTTTACAGATGATGATTCCCCTGCTGCTATTCTTCGCTCTTATCTGGTGGGCAATGTCCCGGATGCAGGGCGGGGGAATGCTGGGATTTGGCAAATCCAAATTTAAAAAGTTTGACGCCAGCGCCCCCAAGATTACTTTTGCCGATGTGGCGGGAGCCGACGAAGCGGTAGAAGAACTGCGAGAAATCCAAGAATTTTTAGGGAACCCCGCGAAATTCCATAACCTGGGGGCTCGGATTCCCAAGGGAGTTTTGTTGTGTGGTCCGCCAGGAACAGGTAAAACCCTGCTGGCTAAGGCGGTAGCTGGGGAAGCAAAAGTTCCCTTCTTTAGCCTTTCCGGTTCGGAATTCGTAGAAATGTTCGTGGGCGTAGGTGCTTCCCGCGTGCGTGACCTATTCGGACAGGCAAAAGAATCTGCCCCCGCCATTGTGTTCGTCGACGAGATCGATGCGGTGGGACGCCACCGCGGAACCGGTATGGGCGGCGGCAACGATGAACGTGAACAAACCCTAAACCAGTTGCTGGTAGAAATGGATGGGTTTGACGAGAACACTAACGTAATTTTGATTGCGGCCACCAACCGTCCCGATGTGCTTGATCCCGCACTGCTGCGCCCGGGACGATTTGACCGGCAGATTAACGTGGACGCCCCCGACATTAAGGGACGGAAAGCGATTTTGCAGGTGCATGCCAAAGGCAAGCCGATGACCACCGATGTGGATTTAGAACAGATTGCGAAGCGCACTCCCGGATTTACCGGCGCTGACCTGGAAAATGTGCTTAACGAGGCAGCACTGCTCACGGCTCGTTCCAATGCCGATTTGATTGATATGCGGGCAGTTGATGAAGCTATTGACCGGGTGATTGCGGGACCGCAAAAACGCACCCGAGTGATGAATGACCACGACAAACTGGTCACCGCCTATCATGAGGGCGGACACGCGTTATGTGCCGCTGCCTTGCGCTATACCGATCCGGTCACCAAAGTTACGATTTTGCCGCGCGGGCGTGCCCTGGGATACACCATGGTGATGCCGACCGAGGATCGCTACTCGCGCACTCGCAACCAGCTGCTAGACGAACTGGTCTATGCCATGGGAGGGCGGGTAGCTGAAGATTTGGTGTTCCTGGATCCTTCCACCGGAGCCTCCAACGATATTGAAAAAGCGACTGCTACCGCTCGCCGCCTAGTAACCGATTTCGGAATGTCCGATAAGGTGGGGCCGGTTAAGCTGGGCAAGGACGATAGTGAACCCTTCCTAGGGCGCGATGGTCTGTCTAGCAGGAACTATTCCGAGGCAGTGGCAGGCACCATTGACGAAGAAGTTCGTAGCTTCCTAGATAACGCCAACCGTGAGGCTTGGGAAATTCTTACTCGCAACCGAGGGATTCTCGATGATTTGGCTTCCCGCCTTATCGAAAAGGAAACCTTACTGGAAGACGAGCTCAAGGAGATTTTTGAGCCGGTGCAAAAGCAACCCGAACGGGAGGTTTGGTCGTACGGCAAAGAGGGGGCAGTGCCGGGAGCTGTAATCGGGCATCCGGTTAAGCAAACTCAAGAACCGGCCACTGCCCCGATTCCCGAGCATATGGAAGTAGAAGGTAAATAGCTGGTGAGTTATAACCAACTGGGGGTTGAACAGGCCATTCGTGACCTGCTGGTGGCTATTGGCGAAGATCCCGAGCGGGAAGGACTGCAGGAAACCCCGGCACGTATGGGCAGAGCTTGGAAAGAAGTAATGTCGGGGATGCACTCCGATCCCGCGGCGCCCTTAGAAAAACAGTTCCAGGTGGAAGATGACGAGATGGTGATGGTGCGGGGAATTCCTTTTTATTCCCTGTGCGAACACCACTTGTTGCCGTTTTTCGGAGTGGCGCACGTAGCCTATATTCCCCGTGATGGTCGGATTACCGGGCTATCGAAACTGGCGCGGGTGGTAGAGGGATTTTCCCACCGGTTGCAGGTGCAAGAAAGACTGACTGCACAGGTAGCAGACGCGCTCATGGAAAAACTTAACCCGCAGGGAGCGGCAGTAGTTATCGAGGGCGAGCATCTTTGTATGTCCATGCGGGGCATTAAGAAACCGGGGGCGCGTACCACCACCTCGGCGCTGCGCGGTTCTATGCGTTCAGACCCGCGTTCTCGAGCGGAAGTACTTTCGCTAATCCGTGGAAACTAGATGAGGCAAGGTAGCTGCGAATATCGGAAAAGAAAGAGAAATATGGCTTCAGCCTGTCTCCAGCCCCAAAGCTCGTTTAATGACAGGTAGGCTAGAATCATGAAGATTCTGGAGATTCCTGGCCTCTTGACGCCGGGACGTACCAAAGTCATGGGGATTGTTAACGTCACTCCAGATTCTTTTTCCGATGGGGGAGCCTGGTTCGACCCTGAAAAAGCGGTTTCCCACGCCCTCGAATTAGAAGCGGAGGGCGCCGATATTCTGGATATCGGGGGTGAATCCACCCGACCCGGAGCCAAGTCTCTAAGCCCCGCGCAAGAACAAGAACGAGTATTGCCGGTTATTCACGGCTACCTGAAAGCATCCCGGCGCCCCCTGCCTATTTCTTTAGATACCGTAAACGCGGAAACCGCTCAGGCGGGGATAGCCGCCGGAGTGCAGATTATTAACGATATTTCCGGGGGAATAATGGATCCGCAGATGCTGGCGGTGGTAGCGGAAAATGATGCCTACTATATTTGCCAGCATATGCGGGGAAATCCCAAAACCATGGACAGCTTGTGTGATTATGGTGGGGACGTAATCGGTGGGGTTTGTGAGGGTTTAAAGAAACGCGTTCAGGCCTGTGAAAAGGTCGGGGTTAATCTGCAGCGCCTGATTTTAGATCCCGGTTTAGGGTTCGCTAAAAGCGCGCAGCAGTCCTGGGAACTGCTCGGGAACCTCGATAAACTGGCGAAACTGGGGTATCCCTTGTTGATTGGGGCTTCCCGTAAACGTTTCCTAGAGATGGCAGTCCCTGCCGCCTGGGATAATCACCTGCCCGCAGGGGTGCAGGCGGGAACTGGGCGGCGCGAAGCAGCCACCACGGCGGTAAGTGCGCTGTGCGGGCAGGCAGGAGTTTGGGCAGTTCGAGTACATAAGGTCGCGGCCTCGCTGAGCGCGGTCGTAGCGGGGCAATTGTGGAGGGAAGCAAAATGTCGCTAAGCCAAGAGGAAATCAGCCAACGTCTGGAATATCTCGACCATATCAGCTTGGTGGGGATTCAAGAACGCGGACTACACGGGATGCTTGAGCACGAACGTGAAGATGGACAGCTTTTCTTGGTGGATGCGGATATTTACCTGGATCTGCGGGACGCGGGAGCCAGTGACCAGATCGCAGACACGGTGGATTACTCGCAGGTATCCAAGCTGATTAGCCGGATTATTACCGGTCCGCCCTGCGACCTGCTAGAAAAAGTTGCCACCCAGATCGCCGAAGAAACTTTACAGCTGGCTAGGGTAAAGGCAGTGCGAGTTTGTCTACATAAACCGCAGGCACCGTTGGGAATAGAAAAAGAGGACGTGGCGGTAACTATTTGGCGCGGCCTAGAGAATCTGCCACCCGAACCGGAAGTTTCCCAGATAGAAACAGCCGCCCTTGATTTAAACGAGATTCATGCGCAGGGTCCCGCAGATATTAGCGAAGGTCCACAGGAAGAATCTCAGAATCCTTTAGAACAGACCCCGGATTCTCCTCGACAAGCAGTAATCGCCATGGGTGGAAACCTTGGGGAGGTCAGTGAAACTTTCCGGAAAGTACTCGCTCAGCTCTCCCAGACCAGCGGAGTAGGGGTAGTGGAAGTCTCCCCGCTGGTGCGCACAGCAGCGGTATTGGGAGAAGGACAAGCAGAGCAACCTGATTATTTGAACGCGATAGTAATCGTTTCGACTATGCTTTCTCCCCTTGAGCTGCTGCAACTGCTACAAGAAATAGAGGATGAGCATGGCCGGGAGAGAAGCGAGCATTGGGGGGCGCGCACCCTCGACCTGGACATTATCGATTATCAGGGTGTTATCAGCGAGGATGAACAGCTAACCTTGCCGCATCCTAGGGCAAGCCAACGTGCTTTTGTACTCTTGCCTTGGTCACTGGTGGCGCCCACTGCCGAACTTGCAGGCGCGGGCGAAGTGGTGGTTTTAGCCGACTATGCCCCAGATCGCGATGGAGTAAAAGAGATTTACCCCGATTGGACATCCGATAGCCATTCACAAACTGAGGTGGGTACGGGATCTATGCCTTTACCACGGTGGTCAGCGGTTTCTCGTCCTTCGCTACCTCGGCGTGTTTTAGACGATGCCCGCGAACTCCATCCCAGCGGACAAATTCCCCAAGTTGAAGAGAAAACCGTAAAGACCACAGGTGGACAGGAAGATGGACAGGTGGAGGTACCATCCCTTCCGGTTTCCCCCGCTTATGCTCCAGCTCCGCCTCTTCCTGTAAGTTCCCAGCCGCTACCTAATATGGGTAACCAGGAACCCCCACAAGCAGTGGTTTTAGATGAGGGATTACCAGCAGAAGTTAACCAGGAATTCCCAGCAGAGCCGGCTGCAGTAGCAGAGAGAGCTAAAACCAGTCTCTGGAAACGAATTAAAGCGTTTTTTACCGGCAAAAAAATCGACCAGGAAGCCCCGGTAGCTCCGCTGTTACCAGCAGGTGAAGCCAGTGAAGAGCCAGCACTACCCAGCCCGGAATGGCAATCTGTACCCGCCGAAGAACACCAAGTAAGCGAAACTAGGCTTGAGCCTGAGGAAGCCGTTTCCGATGACCCCGAGGAAGTAGTTACTACAGAGCAAGAGGTAGAGGGCATCGAATACGGCAGTGGTCGCCATGCGGGGCGCCTGGTCACGGGGCCAATCCCGACTCTTGAAGATTCCCCTCTGCCGCAGTCGTTAGAGATTACTGCAGAACAGCTGCAGGCGGCTACCGATTCCCCCGCTAATGACAGCGAACCAGAACCTAAGGTGGAGCGACGTTCCATTTTGCGTCCTACTACCACCGGACCAATCCCGGTATCAAAGAAGGAACTCGATACTACCGATCAGCCCACCGCGGCTTTTAATCCGCTGCAGGATTCCGAGTGATAGCATGCGGCCACTACGAAAATTCACCTTGTTAGTGCTGGCGCTAGTAGCGCTGGTGGCTGGCTATTTTCTTAGCGATCTGGCGGTGAAAATGGGGGGCACTCCCCTCCAATTCAGCCCCATCTTGACCTTGCTGGTGTTTTGCGGGGCGGTTGTTTTAGGGATTTTCGGGCAGGCAGTTAAACGTTTGCGGGATGGAAAATCCTCTTGGATACAGTTAGCTAAAGCCCCGCTGGTGGCGCTGGTAGCCCAAGCCGCAGCCGTGTGGTCAGCACTGTTTATTGGATACTTACTCTCCCAGTTAATCCTGGTTTACCAGCTACGTCATACCGAAATGGCCGGTTCCTTTGCCGCTAGTACTATCGCTTTATCCCTAGCTAACTTGCTGCTACTGGTTATTGCGTTGCTGGTGGAATCTTGGTGCATCATCGACGATGGCGAGGACGGTCCGGCGGGCGGAAAAACAGCTCCCGGGGGTGCCAATCCGGCTTCTGTCTAGAGGGCTGGGGTAACCTGAGGACATGAGTCCAGACCACCCCCAGCGCCGCTCCGAATATACGCGTCCCTCACAGACAACTTTTTGGGTACGCCGGATAGTAGCCTTGCTAGTTTTGGCGGTGTTGATCTCCCTAGTAGTGCTGATAGTTCGTTTCGCCTGGTCATGGATGCAGGCGGCAGACGATAGTCAGCAGCGTGCCAAAGCGCAGCAAAGTAAAGAACAATTGGTAACCCAGCCAACCGCCTGCAAAATGAGCAATATCGCCTACAAGCTAGAGCCGGAAAAGGCGGAAAACCAGGTGGGGGCAGGAGTTAATTTCAAAGTAGTTTTACGTAACACCAAGGGTAATCAGCCCTGCACCATGAACGGCGCAATAGATAAGGTGGGCGTGAAAGTTATTACCGGCGAAGATACCGTTTGGGAATCTTGGAAATGCCAAGGAAAGGTTGACACCCAGCCCTTGCTGCTAGGAACCGGCATGGAATATAACACCACGATTACCTGGAACGGGAAAATCGTTGATAAATGTAAGGCTGGCGATATGGCGCAGACGGGAACTTATCAGGCGATTCCGGTGCTTAATGGTAAAGAAATCACCGACGGTAAAGAAGTCTTTACTTTGAAGTAGCCTCTCCCTCGGGCAAGGCGATCATAACTGCTTCAGCCAGGTTAGTGACTGGATGCAAGGTCATCCCTTTGGGGGCAGTAACTTCGTCGGCTCCCAGGCGGGGAATTAGGGCGTGGCGAAAACCTAGCCGCGCCGCCTCGGATAAGCGTCGCCCGCACCCCACGGTGGCGCGGATTTCCCCGGTCAGGGATACTTCTCCGATAGCCACCATTTTTTCTAGGGGAGGGCGCGACTGGGCAGCACTGGTGATCGCTAACGCCACCGCCAGGTCAACTGCCGGTTCGCTGGTTTTGGCTCCCCCTACGGTGGAAACATAAACGTCACAGTTAGATAGCGCGAGGCGCAAGCGGGCTTGTAGTACCGCCAGGGTCATAGCCACCCGCGAATAATCCAGTCCCGAGGTGGTACGCCTCGCCGATCCCCCCGACACCAGTGGAGACACTAAGGCTTGAATCTCGGTAGGCATCGGGCGCCGTCCCTCTAGGGTCACGGTTACGCAAGTACCGGGCACCCGCGAGGAAGTTTGCGAAAGAAACAGACCTGATGGGTCAGCTAAGCCGATAATTCCCCGCTCTACCAGTTCAAAACAACCAACTTCATCGGTAGCGCCATAGCGGTTCTTAACCGCCCGCAGCAGGCGTAGGCGGGTGTGGCGATCCCCCTCAAACTGAGTGACCACGTCAACTAGGTGTTCTAGGACGCGCGGGCCGGCAATCCCCCCGGATTTGGTTACATGTCCGACTAGCAGGATCGGGATTCCGCGGCTTTTAGCTACCTCGATTAAAGCCGAGCAGACCGCACGCACCTGGGTGACATTCCCAGCTTGCCCGCTGACCTGCTCAGAAGCAATAGTTTGTACCGAGTCAACTATTACCAGCGAAGGGGAGCATTGATCGATATGCCCCAGGACGTTTTCCAATTCGGTTTCCGCAGCCAGCAATAAATTATCTGCCAGGGCGTCAATCCGCTCTGCCCGCAGGCGTACTTGGGCAGCAGATTCCTCCCCCGTTACATACAGTACCGACTTGTTTGCCCAGCTAGAAGCAATTTTTCCGGCAACGTCCAAAAGTAGGGTTGATTTGCCGACCCCCGGTTCGCCCGCCAATAAAACCACAGATCCGGCCACTAGGCCGCCA
Proteins encoded:
- the folP gene encoding dihydropteroate synthase; its protein translation is MKILEIPGLLTPGRTKVMGIVNVTPDSFSDGGAWFDPEKAVSHALELEAEGADILDIGGESTRPGAKSLSPAQEQERVLPVIHGYLKASRRPLPISLDTVNAETAQAGIAAGVQIINDISGGIMDPQMLAVVAENDAYYICQHMRGNPKTMDSLCDYGGDVIGGVCEGLKKRVQACEKVGVNLQRLILDPGLGFAKSAQQSWELLGNLDKLAKLGYPLLIGASRKRFLEMAVPAAWDNHLPAGVQAGTGRREAATTAVSALCGQAGVWAVRVHKVAASLSAVVAGQLWREAKCR
- the folK gene encoding 2-amino-4-hydroxy-6-hydroxymethyldihydropteridine diphosphokinase, whose translation is MSLSQEEISQRLEYLDHISLVGIQERGLHGMLEHEREDGQLFLVDADIYLDLRDAGASDQIADTVDYSQVSKLISRIITGPPCDLLEKVATQIAEETLQLARVKAVRVCLHKPQAPLGIEKEDVAVTIWRGLENLPPEPEVSQIETAALDLNEIHAQGPADISEGPQEESQNPLEQTPDSPRQAVIAMGGNLGEVSETFRKVLAQLSQTSGVGVVEVSPLVRTAAVLGEGQAEQPDYLNAIVIVSTMLSPLELLQLLQEIEDEHGRERSEHWGARTLDLDIIDYQGVISEDEQLTLPHPRASQRAFVLLPWSLVAPTAELAGAGEVVVLADYAPDRDGVKEIYPDWTSDSHSQTEVGTGSMPLPRWSAVSRPSLPRRVLDDARELHPSGQIPQVEEKTVKTTGGQEDGQVEVPSLPVSPAYAPAPPLPVSSQPLPNMGNQEPPQAVVLDEGLPAEVNQEFPAEPAAVAERAKTSLWKRIKAFFTGKKIDQEAPVAPLLPAGEASEEPALPSPEWQSVPAEEHQVSETRLEPEEAVSDDPEEVVTTEQEVEGIEYGSGRHAGRLVTGPIPTLEDSPLPQSLEITAEQLQAATDSPANDSEPEPKVERRSILRPTTTGPIPVSKKELDTTDQPTAAFNPLQDSE
- a CDS encoding DUF3180 family protein, producing the protein MRPLRKFTLLVLALVALVAGYFLSDLAVKMGGTPLQFSPILTLLVFCGAVVLGIFGQAVKRLRDGKSSWIQLAKAPLVALVAQAAAVWSALFIGYLLSQLILVYQLRHTEMAGSFAASTIALSLANLLLLVIALLVESWCIIDDGEDGPAGGKTAPGGANPASV
- the radA gene encoding DNA repair protein RadA, translating into MAKVKTSYQCSECGWQSSKWLGQCRNCKAWGTLEETIPAETADTSSRNKIAGKAPQKKALPIKEVDIADARFIPTGIGELDRVLGGGLVAGSVVLLAGEPGVGKSTLLLDVAGKIASSWANKSVLYVTGEESAAQVRLRAERIDALADNLLLAAETELENVLGHIDQCSPSLVIVDSVQTIASEQVSGQAGNVTQVRAVCSALIEVAKSRGIPILLVGHVTKSGGIAGPRVLEHLVDVVTQFEGDRHTRLRLLRAVKNRYGATDEVGCFELVERGIIGLADPSGLFLSQTSSRVPGTCVTVTLEGRRPMPTEIQALVSPLVSGGSARRTTSGLDYSRVAMTLAVLQARLRLALSNCDVYVSTVGGAKTSEPAVDLAVALAITSAAQSRPPLEKMVAIGEVSLTGEIRATVGCGRRLSEAARLGFRHALIPRLGADEVTAPKGMTLHPVTNLAEAVMIALPEGEATSK